Proteins encoded in a region of the Cydia splendana chromosome 19, ilCydSple1.2, whole genome shotgun sequence genome:
- the LOC134799824 gene encoding cytochrome P450 4c3-like yields MIWWVLIPLLWFLTYRYRRRRMYELASRVPGVSELPLMGAVHKVMGNTEDIMSTLKELSYFAIEHGGLMKVWLGPTLYFISVDPVDLEMVMRTCMEKDDLHRFTRPVIGYGAIFAPVSIWRPRRKILQPAFKPKIVESFVPVFAEQSMKLARKLSEAGGRKVKLRPYVSSYTLDSTCETTLGVKINAQDDAMSPFLVELGRVLQVVTERIFRLWLQPEWLFRCSPQYRQQRASCEVLHGFTDHVIMKKREELKAQQKSSNANRTIDLSDYDSKSFLELLIHFSGSEGGYSNEELREEILTLIIGSTDSTASTIGYALDLLAMYPHVQDKVHAELDEVFGDSERLLQKEDLMRLKYLDCVIKETLRLFPPAPFLIRKVEEEVTLPSGNVLPAGSGIAASVWGTQRNPKYWGPDADAFDPDRFLPERAALRHPCTFMAFSTGPRNCIGYQYALTSIKSALSSVLRFHRVRGRVEGGNTPHIRVKIDVMMKAVNGHELTLERRMQRRAQQDL; encoded by the exons ATGATCTGGTGGGTGCTGATACCTTTGTTATGGTTCTTAACGTACCGGTATCGTCGGAGGAGGATGTATGAACTCGCGTCGCGGGTTCCGGGCGTCAGCGAGCTACCTCTCATGGGAGCGGTCCATAAGGTCATGGGAAACACAGAGG ATATCATGTCTACACTAAAAGAACTGAGCTACTTTGCCATTGAACATGGCGGTTTAATGAAAGTCTGGTTGGGCCCCACACTTTATTTTA TTTCCGTGGACCCCGTGGACTTGGAGATGGTGATGCGGACGTGTATGGAGAAGGATGACCTGCACCGCTTCACTAGGCCGGTCATCGGCTACGGGGCTATATTTGCTCCAG tttcaatcTGGAGGCCAAGGCGAAAGATACTGCAGCCAGCATTCAAACCGAAGATAGTGGAGAGTTTCGTTCCCGTGTTTGCGGAGCAGAGCATGAAGCTGGCTCGCAAGCTGAGCGAGGCCGGAGGCCGCAAGGTCAAGCTGCGGCCTTACGTTAGCTCCTACACACTGGACTCCACTTGTG AGACCACACTGGGCGTGAAGATAAACGCccaggacgacgccatgtcccCGTTCCTGGTGGAGCTGGGCCGAGTGCTGCAGGTGGTGACGGAGCGCATCTTCCGCCTTTGGCTGCAACCGGAGTGGCTGTTCCGGTGCTCCCCGCAGTACCGCCAGCAGCGGGCCAGCTGCGAAGTCTTGCATGGGTTCACTGATCAC GTGATAATGAAGAAACGCGAAGAATTAAAGGCTCAACAAAAAAGTTCTAACGCTAATCGAACCAttg ACTTATCAGATTACGACTCCAAGTCATTCCTCGAGCTGCTGATCCACTTCTCGGGCAGCGAGGGTGGGTACAGCAATGAGGAGCTGCGGGAAGAAATCCTGACACTGATCATCGGGAGCACCGATTCCACTGCTTCTACCATAGGATATGCACTCGACCTTTTGGCCATGTATCCACATGTACAAGACAAGGTGCACGCAGA ACTGGACGAAGTGTTCGGCGACTCGGAACGGCTTCTCCAAAAAGAGGACCTGATGCGGCTGAAGTATCTGGACTGTGTCATCAAGGAGACGCTCCGGCTGTTCCCGCCAGCGCCCTTCCTCATCAGGAAGGTGGAGGAGGAAGTCACCTTGC CATCAGGGAACGTGCTGCCCGCCGGTAGTGGTATAGCGGCGTCCGTGTGGGGCACACAACGGAACCCCAAGTACTGGGGCCCCGACGCAGATGCGTTCGACCCGGACCGCTTCCTGCCGGAGCGGGCCGCGCTAAGGCACCCCTGCACGTTCATGGCGTTCAGCACCGGCCCGAGGAATTGCATCG GCTACCAGTATGCCCTGACGTCTATAAAGTCAGCGCTGTCGTCGGTGCTGCGCTTCCACCGCGTGAGGGGGAGGGTGGAGGGGGGGAACACGCCGCACATCCGCGTCAAGATCGACGTCATGATGAAGGCCGTTAATGGACACGAGCTTACCCTAGAGAGGAGAATGCAACGTCGCGCGCAACAGGACTTATGA
- the LOC134800384 gene encoding uncharacterized protein LOC134800384 — protein MTVWLRFEKQKDGTVIQLRIQDLPPERIEEATELMVKYFLRDEPVRRALEFLKNPEAIEEYRVYIDKILRSSHNVMCCLDNDDDHPVIMGISIVNVASSAYWELTAGKGTPEAVKISNMYSDCIQACDVMKVFNLTSYYSDKSILVLPEYRGLGIAEKFLKVRRLMCAAHGLPLTAGWMTASATQIAAKRDGWETIHEIPYDFFARKYNVTFENIPPTVKLMVGRPDPDNPAAIES, from the exons ATGACAGTGTGGCTGAGGTTTGAGAAGCAGAAAGATGGGACGGTGATACAGCTGAGGATACAGGATCTGCCGCCGGAGAGGATCGAGGAAGCCACGGAGCTCATGGTCAAGTACTTCCTCAGGGATGAGCCGGTTCGAAGAGCGCTAG AGTTTCTAAAAAATCCAGAGGCAATAGAGGAATACAGAGTGTATATTGACAAAATATTGAGATCCAGCCACAATGTGATGTGTTGCCTCGACAACGATGACGACCATCCCGTCATAATGGGCATCTCCATAGTCAACGTCGCCTCCTCAGCATATTGGGAACTG acTGCTGGTAAAGGAACACCAGAAGCGGTAAAAATTAGCAATATGTATTCCGACTGTATCCAAGCATGTGACGTCATGAAGGTGTTCAACCTTACGTCTTACTATTCCGACAAATCTATATTAGTACTACCGGAATACAGAGGACTCGGAATAGCGGAAAAGTTTCTGAAAGTTAG ACGGCTGATGTGTGCAGCCCACGGCCTCCCCCTAACAGCAGGCTGGATGACTGCTTCCGCCACCCAGATCGCGGCCAAGCGCGACGGCTGGGAGACTATACATGAGATCCCGTATGACTTCTTCGCACGCAAGTACAACGTGACCTTCGAAAACATTCCGCCCACGGTTAAACTCATGGTGGGCAGGCCTGATCCGGATAACCCTGCTGCTATTGAATcctaa